In the genome of Microbacterium paraoxydans, the window CATCGACCCCGCCTGGGCCGAGCCTCTCGCCGGCGACCTCGCGAAACGCCAGGTCACCGAGCCGCACTGGTCCAAGGACGCCGGAGCCGCCGTGGCCTTCGAGAAGGTCACCCTGTTCGGGGTCGAGATCATCCCGCGCCGGCGGGTGCAGTTCGCCCGCATCGACCGGGCCGCCTCGCGCGAGCTCTTCGTCCGTCATGCGCTCGTCGAGGGCGAATGGGACCCGTCCCGCATCGACAAGCGGGTCAGCGCGTTCTGGCGGAGCAACGCCGAGCTCCGCCGCCGCCTCGAGAAGCTCGAGGAGCGCGAGCGGCGCCGCGACATCCTGGCCGGCGACGAGGCCGTCTTCCGCTTCTACGACGAGCGCATCCCCGCCGACGTGTTCGACGTGCGGTCGTTCGAGAAGTGGTGGCGCGAGGCGCTGACGACGACACCGAAGCTGCTCGTGATGCGCGAGAGCGACCTCATCGACGACGAGGACCGCGCCGACCAGCGCGAGTTCCCGACCCGGTGGACGCAGGGCGACCAGGTGCTCGGCCTCGCGTACCGGTTCGAGCCGGGCGCACCGGACGACGGCGTGAGCGTCGTGCTGCCTCTGCCGCTGCTCGCCCAGATCGAGGACCGCGGCTTCGACTGGCAGGTGCCAGGGCTGCGCGCCGAGCTCGTCACCGGACTGCTGCGTGCGCTGCCCAAGGCCATCCGGCGCCACGTCGTCCCCGCCGCCGACTGGGCGGAGAAGTTCGGGGCGGCGCTGGCCGACGAGGGTCCTGAGGTGCACGGCGGTCTCCCCCCGCGCACCCTCAAGGAGGCGCTCGCGCGGCTCGTGCAGCCGCTCGCGAACCAGGTGGTCACGGCCGCCGACTTCGACGACGAACGGGTGCCGGCGCATCTGCGCATGAACTTCCGCGCCGTGGACGAGCGGGGACGCGTGGTCGGGTCCGGCCGCGATCTCCGATCGCTGCAGGCTCAGCTCTCCGACCGCGCGCGCAGCAGCGTCGCCCGCTCCATCGCGCGCCCCGGGCGTGCGGAGACACCGGGGCCGCGCGGGGCGGAGCGCGTGGCCGCCGCTCCGGTCGAACAGACCGGGCTGACGGCGTGGACGTTCGGCGACCTCCCGGCGGTCATCGACACCAAGGTCGCGGGCGGCGTCGTCCGGGGGTATCCGGCGATCGTCGATGCCGGCACGAGCGTGTCGGTGCGGGTCGAGGCGACTCCCGACGCCGCGGCCGCCGCCACGCGCGACGGCGTGCTCCGTCTCGTCCTGCTCGCGGTGCCCTCGCCGTCCTCGTACGTGCAGCAGCACCTCACCAGCCAGGAGAAGCTCGCACTCGCCGCCTCTTCGTATCCGTCGGCGGCCGCGCTCATCGAGGACTGCCGGGCCGCCGTCGCCCGTCGCGTGATCGACGCGTCGACCGGCGGCGCCGACGGCCGGGACCGCGGCGTCGTGCGCACCGAGGCCGAGTTCGCGCGGGTGCGCGACGCCGTCTCCGCCGTGCTCGTCGACGAGCTCTTCGCCTGCGTCTCCCTCGTCGCGCGCATCCTGACGAAGGCGCGGGAGGTGGAGCGCGGCATCAAGGCGCAGAACGCGCTGGCGCTGCTCGGCCCGCTGAACGACATTCGCAGCCAGCTCTCCGGACTGCTCCACCCCGGCTTCGTCGCGGCGACCGGGGTCGACCGGCTCGCCCACTTCCCCCGGTACCTCGACGGCATGATCGACCGGCTGAAGACCCTCGCGAACGAGCCGGGCAAGGACCGCGCGCGGATGACGGAGTTCGAGCGGATGGCCGTGCTGTTCGCGGACGCCGGGGGCACCATCCCCCTCGCGCCCGACGCTCCGCCCGCGATCGTCGAGGTGCGCTGGCTGCTGGAGGAGTACCGGGTCAGCGTCTTCGCCCAGCGTCTCGGCACCGCGCAGCCGGTGTCGCCGCAGCGGATCACCAAGGCGCTCGCAGGGAAGTGACCCCCGCCGGGTAGCCTGAGGGCATGGCCCGCGCGATCGTCTACACCGAGTTCGGATCCCCCGCTGTCCTCCACCTGATGGAGGTGCCTGACCCCGTGCCCGTCCGCGGCGAGGCGCTGGTGCGCATCGAGGCGGCCGGCGCCAACCCCATCGACGCCAAGCTCCGCGGCGGCAAGCGCCCCTCCGCGCCGATCACCGAGCCGCGTCCGGTCGGGTTCGACGGCGCCGGGGTGATCGAGGTGCTGGGCGAGGGCGTGGACGGGTTCGAGGTCGGCGACCGCGTCGCGATCCGCGACACGCTCGGGACCTACGCCTCCGCCCTCGCGGTCGAGGCCGACAAGCTCGTGAAGCTCCCGGACACCGTCACCGCAGCCGAAGGGGCGGCGATCGGCATCCCGGCCGGCACCGCCTACCAGTCCCTCCGCTCGCTCGCCGTGACGGCTGACGATGTGCTCCTCGTGCACGCGGGCTCCGGCTCGGTCGGCCAGGCCGCCGTGCAGTTCGCGGTCGCCTGGGGCGCGACCGTGATCGCCACCGCGAGCCCCGCCCGGCACGAGCAGCTCCGCGAGCTCGGCGCGATCCCGGTGGCCTACGGAGACGGGCTGCTCGACCGCGTCCGCGCGGCGGCCCCCTCCCCCGTGACCGTCGTCCTGGACTGTGCGGGCACCGACGAGGCGATCGAGGCCTCCCTCGCCCTGGTCACCGACCGCGACCGCATCGCGACCATCGTCCGTGGCCCCGACGCCGCCGACTTCGGCATCCGAGCGTTCTCCGGCGGCTCGCCCGAGCCGCTCACGCCGCAGGAGCTGGAGTGGCGCGCAGAAGCGCTGCAGAAGACGGTCGACCTGCTGGCCGCCGGCGACTTCACCATCGAACTCGGCCCGGAGCTGCCCCTCGACCAGGCGGCACGGGCCCATGAGCTCATGGAGACCGGCGCTGCCTCGGGGAAGATCATCCTCGTCCCCTGAACTCGACCCTGACAGAGCGTCGGGCGGCACCCCGCACGCGGCGTTGGGCGGGTCCTGCCGCGCCCAGGAGACACTGATCGGTCAGGCGGCTTTCGGCTTCCGGCGCGGTGGAAGGCGAAGATGCATGGTCGCGAACGCCAGCACGGCAAGGGATGGCACGAAGAGTCGCGCGTCCGGTACATAACCGTCACTCACAGGCCATCCACTCTGGGCATAGGGAACCGGTCCCGCTTCGCCGACGACGTAGGACAGAAGCAGGCCGCCCGCAGCGACTCCGAACAAGGCGAAGAACCACCCTGCGTGTCGAAACCACCACCGACGTGCCCGCGGCACGATACGCAGAGGCAGCCCGGCCAGGAACGCCAGGATCGTGAGCGGAGTGGAGAAGACCGCGAATCCGATGATCTGCAAGCCCTCCGTGTACCCGGCCGCGGTGGTCGACCAGATCGCTATCGCTATGTACGTGATCAAGCCGGTGAAGAATACCTGCGCCGCCAGCAGGAGCCAATCCCGTTCGGTCTCGGCCGCGGCCTCCTGGTGTGGTGAACCAGGCACCCCGGTGTCGAGCTGGTTCTGAGACGTCATGTTCGGATCGTAGTGCTCCTGCTCGGAGCACCAGACCTGCCCCTCGCCGAGGCGGCCCAGGTCCATGAGCTCATGGAGACCGGCGCCGCCTCGGGGAAGATCATCTTGGTCCCATGACCCGCGGTCAGGCGGGAGCGACGGGGCGGCCGAGCGAGAGCATCAGCCGGTTCGCCCAGTTGAAGAAGGCCGCGCCGTGCACGACGTCGGCGATCTCGAGGTCGTCCAGTCCGGCCGCACGGAGGCGCGCGATGTGCGCGGGACCGAACGCGCGGGGCGTGTCGGTCAGCGCGACCGCGGCGGCGACGATCGCGTTCCAGCGCTCCCCGAGATCCGCGTTCACGCCCTCGGCGAGGAGCGTATCGACGTCCCCCGGCCGCTTGCCGTGGTGCGCCGCGAACCGGGAGTGCACGGAGGCGCAGAACACGCAGCCGTTGCGGCGGGAGGCTGCGGTGGCCGCGAGCTCCCGCTCGGCGCGTGGGAGGCCCTCCGCGGTGTTGTAGAAGATGTCCTTGTCGACGAGGGTGCGCGCGCGGAGCACCTCGGGGTCGCGCACGAGCAGCCGGAAGTACTCGTTCTTCGCACGGGCGGCGTCGACGAGGCCGTCGAGATGCCGCGGAGTGAGATCCTCCTCCGCCAGCGGCGCGAGGTGCGGCGTCCAGCCGACCTCGGCGCGGGTGAAGGCGTCGGGATAGGGGGCGGCGTCGTGCCGGAGCACGGTGTCGGCGGCGGTCATGCGGCCTCCTCGGCGGTGTCGGTAGCGGTGTCGGTGTCGGTGTCGGTGGCGGTGTCCGTGTCCGTGTCGGTGTCGGTGTCGGTATCTGTGGCGGTGGCGGTCAGCCCGGCGTCCTGGAGCACCCGCAGGCCGGTGACGACCCGCTGCTGGAAGGCGAGGAACGACACGAGCTGCGACAGTGTCACGATGCCGTCCGTCGACCAGCCGGCGTCGTGCAGGCGGCCGAGATCGGCGCCCGATGCCTCGCGGGGACGGAACACCAGCAGGTGCGTGTGCGCGAGAGCCGCCGCGAGGCGCTCCCCCAGGGCGGCCGACGCCGCCTCGTCCGGCACGTACCGCGCGCCGTCGGTGCTCTCGGCCTCCAGCCCGCGTTCGGTGTAGGCGCCGAACGGTCCGGTGGTCGCGGCGGCCTCTGCCTCCCGGGCGACGATCGCGGCGCGCTCCGGGTCGATCTCGCGCGCCCTCCCGGCGTAGAACTCCGCCGTGCGGTCGTCGGCACCGGCGAGAGCGGTCGCGAACGCCGCGATGAGCGCGCGCTCGGCGAGCGACACGTGCTCCGCGGAGACCGGGTGGAACAGCGCGTCGAAGCTCGCCTGGAGCTGCTCCCTGGTCACGGGGCGGCGGCGCCGCAGCGCATCGAGCTCCGGCGTCACCCCCGTCAGCTGGTCGACGATGTCGGCGGTCATGCGTTCTCCTTCACGGTGGGGGTGTTCTCGGCAGTGCGGGTGCTCTCGGGATCCGGCGGACTCAGCGCGTAGCCGAGGGCCGGGGCGACCTCCGTCGCGAACAGCTCGATCGAGCGCAGGACGTGGGCGTGCGGCGCGTCGACCGAGTGCACCTGGAACGCCACCTCGGTCGCGCGGTGCAACGTGGCGTCGGCGGCGAGCGAGGCGGCGACCTCCTCGGGCGTGCCGAGATGCGTGTCGAGAGCGGCGATGAGGTCGTCGAGGTCGTCTCCGGGGATCGTCTGGCCCTGCCGACGGAAGCCCTCGGCCGCGCGCCGCAACCCGACCTCGGCGAACCGGAGCGCCTCGGCGCGGTCGTCCGCCACGAACACGGTGCGGGAGGCGGTGATGCGCGGGGTCGCCTCGGCGGGCAGCGCGTCGAGGTACGCGTCGATGATCGGGTCCTGCAGCGCGGACAGCGGCGCGTGCAGCCGGTCGTGGGGGCGGGGCTGTGTGCGGGACAGCAGCAGTCCGTGACCGTGGACGCCCGCCCGATGACCGCCGGGGGCCGAGAACGTCGCCTGCCAGATGCGCGCGGCCAGCGACCCCGCGTCCGGATACAGCGTGTTCCCCGCACCGATGTCCCGGCCTGCGAGAGCGTCGAGCAGCACGCCCAGCTTGCGGTCGTAGGTGGGCCCCTTGTCGCGCACGTCCTCCCCGAAGGGCGCGAAGGACGACGGGGTGCCGCCGCTGCCGAGCCCGAGGTCGATCCGCCCGTCCGCGAGCAGGTCGGCCACCACGGCGTCCTCGGCGACCCGCACCGGGTCTTCGAGGGGAAGGGTGATGATCCCGGTGCCGAGGCGGATCCGCGAGGTGCGTGCCGCCGCGTGCGCAAGGAAGACGAGCGGCGAGGGAAGCCCGCCTTCCGCCGCCCGGAAATGGTGCTGCGCCACCCATGCCCTCCCCACGCCGTGCTCCTCGGCGTGCTGGATCTGCGTCAGGGCGAGGCGGTAGCGATCGGCCGGGGACGCGTCGTCGAGGAGCCGCGTGAAGAACGCGACGGTGGGACGAGGGATGGTGCTCATGCGAAGATCTCCGTTCGTCCGGGGACCGCGGCCAGCAGCTCCCGGGTGTTCTCGTGCTGCGGGTCGTGGAACAGCTCTTCGGTCGGCCCGTCCTCCACCACGCGCCCGCGGTGCATGACGGAGACGGTGTGGCTGATGCGGCGCACCACGGCGAGGTCGTGCGAGATGAAGAGGTAGGTGAGTCCGAGCTCGGCCTGGAGAGCGGAGAGCAGTTCGAGGATGCGTGCCTGCACCGTCACGTCGAGCGCCGACACCGCCTCGTCGAGCACGAGGATCTCCGGGTCGACGGCGAGCGCCCGCGCGATCGCGACCCGCTGGCGCTGCCCGCCGGACAGCTCGCTCGGTGTGCGGCGTGCCGCATCCGCCGGCAGCGCCACGCGTTCGAGCAGCGCGACCGCCCGATCCCGACGCTCGGAGCGGGTGCCGATGCGGAAGTTGTGCAGCGGCTCGGCCACGATGTCGGCGATCTGCTGCCGCGGGTCGAGGGAGGCGAACGGGTTCTGGTACACGAGCTGGATCCGCCGGCGCAGCGCACGCAGTCGCGCCCCCTCGACGGCCGTCGCGTCCTCCCCCGCGAGCTCCACGGTCCCGGCGTCCGGACGGAGGAAGCGCGTGACCAGGCGCGCGGTCGTGGACTTGCCCGATCCGGACTCGCCGACCAGGGCATGGGTCGTCCCGCGCCGTACCCGGAAGGAGACGTCGTCGACCGCCCGGAAGCGCTCACGACCCGCAACCCGGAACTCCTTCACGAGGCCCGCGGCCACGATCTCATAGGGCTTCTCGGCGGCCACCGCCGCGGCATCCCGGAGGAACGGCGGCGCGTCCGGACGCCGGAAGCCGGTCGTGAAGGCGGGCGCGTCGGAGAGCAGCTGCCGCGTGTACGGGTCTTCCGGATCGGCGAGCACCTGCGCACTCGGCCCCTGCTCCACGATCCGGCCGTCCTTCAGCACCGCGATCCGCGCGGCCCGGTCCGCGGCGACGCCGAGGTCGTGCGTCACGAGCAGGATGCTCGTGCCGTCCTCGCGCTGCAGCTCGTCCAGCAGGTCCAGCACGCGGCGCTGGACCGTGGCGTCGAGGGCGCTGGTGGGCTCGTCCGCGATGAGCAGCCGAGGGCGGAGGGCGATCGCGGCCGCGATGAGCACGCGCTGCCGCATGCCGCCGGAGAGCTCGTGCGGATACTGGCGCGCCCGCAGCTCGGGGTCGTCCAGCCCGACGCGCTCGAGCAGCTCGAGCACGCGGGCGTTCCGGGAGCGACGGTCGCGATGCCCGTGCAGGCGCAGCACCTCGGCGACCTGCACGCCCACGGGGCGCACCGGGTCGAGCGACGTCGTCGGATCCTGCGGCACCAGCCCGATCTGCGACCCGCGGATACCGCGGAACGCCCGATCCGACCATCCGGAGATGTCGAGGTCGCCGAGCCGGACGCGGCCGCCCTCGACCCGTCCGCCCTCCGGCAGCAGGCCGAGGAGGGCGTGCGCCGTGGTGGACTTGCCGGAGCCCGACTCGCCGACCAGGGCGAGCGTCTCCCCCTCGGCGATGGCGAACGAGAGGCCGTGCACGACCTCGCGGCCGGCGTACGAGACCCGCAGGTCCGTCGCCGTGAGGACGGGGGTTGGCGCGCTCATCGGGTGCTCCTTCCGAGCCGGTGGCTGATGCGGTTGGCGCTGAGCACGACGGCGACCACGACGAGGCCGGGCAGCGCCGTGAGCCACCAGGCGGTCGCGATGTAGTTGCGTCCCTCGGCGATCAGCAGCCCCCACTCGGGGGTGGGCGGCGGGGCCCCGTAGCCGAGGAAGCCGAGGGTGGAGATGGCGAGGATGGCCGTGCCGAACTGCAAGGCGGCGAGCGCGATGATCGGGGTGAGGGCGTTCGGGAGCACATGCCGGCGCAGCACGGCGACGAAGGTGCCGCCGCTGCCGAAGGCCGCCTCGACGTACTCGGTGCGCCGCACCCGCGCCACCTCGGCGCGCATGAGCCGGGCGAAGGCGGCGACGCTGCCGAGGCCCACGGCGATCGCCGCGTTGACGGTGCCGAAGCCGAGCAGGATGATGACGGAGAGCGACAGCAGCAGCCCCGGGATGGCCAGCAGCACGTCGACGATCCGCATCAGCACGTCGTCCACGACGCCGCCGGTCGCGCCGGCGACGGCTCCGAGGAGCGTGCCGAGCGCGAGGCCGACCGTCACGGCGATGAGCGCACCCGACAGGGAATGCACCGCGCCGTGGACGACCCGGCCGAACAGGTCGCGGCCCAGCGCATCGGTCCCGAACCAGTGCGCGGCGCTCGGGGGCAGGAGCTTGTCGGCGGGTACGCCGGTCAGCGGGTCGCCCGGCGCGAAGACCCCGGGGATCACCGCCCACAGCACCGCCACGGCGACGACCACGAGCGCGAGATACAGACCCCAGGCGCGCGAGCGCCGTCGCGGATGGGATGCGGAGACGGCGGACGGCGCGGGCGGGGCTCCGGGCGTCTCGACGGTGGTCTCCGCGATCACGGGAGCGGTCATGCGGGCACCTCCTGGGCGACGGGACGGACGGGGCGGGAACGGGCCGCGCGCGCCGATCGCCGCTGCCGCGGGTCGATCAGGGGCGTGGCGAGGTCGACGGCGAAGCTGATCACCACGAACCCCAGGGCCGACAGCAGCACCACCCCCTGCAGCACCGGGATGTCCTGGTTCGCGACCGCCTGCTCCGTGAGTCGTCCGATGCCGGTGCGGCCGAAGACCGTCTCGGTGACCACCGCTCCTCCGACGAGCTCTCCGAACAGCACCCCCGCGATGGTGAGCGTCGGGACGGCGGCGTTGCGTGCGACCGCGCGGGTGAGCACCCAGGCCGGCGGCGCGCCTTTCGCCCGCACCACCGTCACGAACGGCTGTGCCTGCACGCGGTCGATCGACCGGACCAGCACCTGGGCGAGGGGCGCCGAGATCGGCACGGCGAGCGTGAGGACGGGGAGGATCAGGCCGCTGACGGGGTCGGCTCCCACGATCGGCACCCAGCCGAGCCCGAACGAGAACACCTGGATGAGCAGGATCCCGAGCCAGAACACAGGGACCGCCACGAACAGTCCCGGCACCTGCCGCAGACCGTCCCGCAGCCAGGCGAAGGGCGCGAGCGCGGAGAGCGCCGCAATCAGCACCGCGAGCACGACCGCGACCAGGAGTCCGAGCGCCGCGAGCAGCAGCGTGGCGGGCAGTGCTTCGGCGAGCATCGTCCGCACGGGCGTGCCGTACTGGGTCGAGTAGCCGAAGTCACCCGCCAGGAAGCCGAGACCGGCGTGCAGGTACTGCTCCCCCCACGGCACGTCGGCGCCGTAGGTCGCGCGGATGTCGTCGAGCTGCTCCGGCGAGAGCCCCAGGCTCGGGTCGGAGAACTTGATGAGGATGGCGTCTCCCGGCAGCAGCTGCAGCAGGAAGAACGTGGCCGTGAAGGCCGCGATCAGCACGATCGCGGCCTGCCCGGCCCGTCGGAGGACGAAGGTCATGGGGTCACCGTGGTCCTCAGTGCTCCGCGAGCCACACGCCGGAGAACGTGGGGCGGCCGACCGACTCGAAGGCGACGCCGTGCACATAGGTGGCCGCACCGTAGACCTGCGGCTCCTCGAAGAGCGGGATCACGTACGCCTGCTCCGCGATGTAGTCCTGCACGGCCTGCGAGGCGGCCACCCGCTTCTCGGCGTCCGGCTCGGAGGCGACGGCGAGCAGCAGCTCGTCCAGCGTCGCGTCCTGGGAGATGAGGACGTCACGGTTCTTCGTGAAGTACTGGCTCTTGATCACGTCGAGGTCCGCACGGCCGACCATCGAGTGGTAGAACCCCGTCTTCAGCGGATCACGGGTGTCCTCCGCGTAGCTGCCCGCGTCGCCGGGCTTGACGGTGAGCTCCACCCCGACCGCCGCGAGCTGCTGCGCCACCAGCTCCAGGGTCTGCTTCGACAGGGGCTGCGGCTTGGCCTCGTAGACCGTGATCGACAGCCGCTCGCCGTCCTTCTCCCTGATGCCGTCGGCGCCGGGCTCCCAGCCGGCTTCGTCGAGCAGCGCCTCCGCTTTCTCCGGATCGTGGGCGTAGTGCGCGGACTCGTCCTTGTATCCCGCGGCCTGGGAGGACAGCACCGACGTGGCCACCGGGTAGTTCTCGGTGAACAGGGTGTCGACGACCTCCTGCGCGTCGACCGCGGCGATGATCGCCTGGCGCACGCGGATGTCGGCCAGCAGCGGGTTCTCCGGGCGGAGGGCGATCGAGTTGTTCACGCCGCGGGTCTGCGGGGCGTACAGCGTGAATCCGGCGCCCTCGACGCGGTCCTCGTCGAACGCCTGCACGTAGCGGACGTAGTCGGCCTGGCCCGCGAGCAGCGACCCGATGCGCACGGAGTCC includes:
- a CDS encoding ABC transporter permease; protein product: MTAPVIAETTVETPGAPPAPSAVSASHPRRRSRAWGLYLALVVVAVAVLWAVIPGVFAPGDPLTGVPADKLLPPSAAHWFGTDALGRDLFGRVVHGAVHSLSGALIAVTVGLALGTLLGAVAGATGGVVDDVLMRIVDVLLAIPGLLLSLSVIILLGFGTVNAAIAVGLGSVAAFARLMRAEVARVRRTEYVEAAFGSGGTFVAVLRRHVLPNALTPIIALAALQFGTAILAISTLGFLGYGAPPPTPEWGLLIAEGRNYIATAWWLTALPGLVVVAVVLSANRISHRLGRSTR
- a CDS encoding TIGR04028 family ABC transporter substrate-binding protein encodes the protein MNRRLIRTAAVAVPLVLIGSLAACATSPAPGNTPAAAGDPVTGGTLTYLEHQAYTNLYPPQAGFYPNGGIVNNIAARLTWQNPETLEIEPWIAAEWTVNDDATEYTFDLNPDVTFSDGTPVDAAAVAKNFDTYGLGDAERGLTVSEAINNYAGSEVVDEDTVTFRFSAPSPGFLQATSTINSGLLSPETLDGTIEDFGAGNAEEIIGSGPFTVTDEKLGTEYTLTARDDYAWGPDSAENDGRPYLDAVHVLVTPEDSVRIGSLLAGQADYVRYVQAFDEDRVEGAGFTLYAPQTRGVNNSIALRPENPLLADIRVRQAIIAAVDAQEVVDTLFTENYPVATSVLSSQAAGYKDESAHYAHDPEKAEALLDEAGWEPGADGIREKDGERLSITVYEAKPQPLSKQTLELVAQQLAAVGVELTVKPGDAGSYAEDTRDPLKTGFYHSMVGRADLDVIKSQYFTKNRDVLISQDATLDELLLAVASEPDAEKRVAASQAVQDYIAEQAYVIPLFEEPQVYGAATYVHGVAFESVGRPTFSGVWLAEH
- a CDS encoding putative FMN-dependent luciferase-like monooxygenase; this translates as MSTIPRPTVAFFTRLLDDASPADRYRLALTQIQHAEEHGVGRAWVAQHHFRAAEGGLPSPLVFLAHAAARTSRIRLGTGIITLPLEDPVRVAEDAVVADLLADGRIDLGLGSGGTPSSFAPFGEDVRDKGPTYDRKLGVLLDALAGRDIGAGNTLYPDAGSLAARIWQATFSAPGGHRAGVHGHGLLLSRTQPRPHDRLHAPLSALQDPIIDAYLDALPAEATPRITASRTVFVADDRAEALRFAEVGLRRAAEGFRRQGQTIPGDDLDDLIAALDTHLGTPEEVAASLAADATLHRATEVAFQVHSVDAPHAHVLRSIELFATEVAPALGYALSPPDPESTRTAENTPTVKENA
- a CDS encoding CMD domain protein — its product is MTADIVDQLTGVTPELDALRRRRPVTREQLQASFDALFHPVSAEHVSLAERALIAAFATALAGADDRTAEFYAGRAREIDPERAAIVAREAEAAATTGPFGAYTERGLEAESTDGARYVPDEAASAALGERLAAALAHTHLLVFRPREASGADLGRLHDAGWSTDGIVTLSQLVSFLAFQQRVVTGLRVLQDAGLTATATDTDTDTDTDTDTATDTDTDTATDTAEEAA
- a CDS encoding ABC transporter permease is translated as MTFVLRRAGQAAIVLIAAFTATFFLLQLLPGDAILIKFSDPSLGLSPEQLDDIRATYGADVPWGEQYLHAGLGFLAGDFGYSTQYGTPVRTMLAEALPATLLLAALGLLVAVVLAVLIAALSALAPFAWLRDGLRQVPGLFVAVPVFWLGILLIQVFSFGLGWVPIVGADPVSGLILPVLTLAVPISAPLAQVLVRSIDRVQAQPFVTVVRAKGAPPAWVLTRAVARNAAVPTLTIAGVLFGELVGGAVVTETVFGRTGIGRLTEQAVANQDIPVLQGVVLLSALGFVVISFAVDLATPLIDPRQRRSARAARSRPVRPVAQEVPA
- a CDS encoding quinone oxidoreductase family protein, with product MARAIVYTEFGSPAVLHLMEVPDPVPVRGEALVRIEAAGANPIDAKLRGGKRPSAPITEPRPVGFDGAGVIEVLGEGVDGFEVGDRVAIRDTLGTYASALAVEADKLVKLPDTVTAAEGAAIGIPAGTAYQSLRSLAVTADDVLLVHAGSGSVGQAAVQFAVAWGATVIATASPARHEQLRELGAIPVAYGDGLLDRVRAAAPSPVTVVLDCAGTDEAIEASLALVTDRDRIATIVRGPDAADFGIRAFSGGSPEPLTPQELEWRAEALQKTVDLLAAGDFTIELGPELPLDQAARAHELMETGAASGKIILVP
- a CDS encoding dipeptide ABC transporter ATP-binding protein; amino-acid sequence: MSAPTPVLTATDLRVSYAGREVVHGLSFAIAEGETLALVGESGSGKSTTAHALLGLLPEGGRVEGGRVRLGDLDISGWSDRAFRGIRGSQIGLVPQDPTTSLDPVRPVGVQVAEVLRLHGHRDRRSRNARVLELLERVGLDDPELRARQYPHELSGGMRQRVLIAAAIALRPRLLIADEPTSALDATVQRRVLDLLDELQREDGTSILLVTHDLGVAADRAARIAVLKDGRIVEQGPSAQVLADPEDPYTRQLLSDAPAFTTGFRRPDAPPFLRDAAAVAAEKPYEIVAAGLVKEFRVAGRERFRAVDDVSFRVRRGTTHALVGESGSGKSTTARLVTRFLRPDAGTVELAGEDATAVEGARLRALRRRIQLVYQNPFASLDPRQQIADIVAEPLHNFRIGTRSERRDRAVALLERVALPADAARRTPSELSGGQRQRVAIARALAVDPEILVLDEAVSALDVTVQARILELLSALQAELGLTYLFISHDLAVVRRISHTVSVMHRGRVVEDGPTEELFHDPQHENTRELLAAVPGRTEIFA
- a CDS encoding alkylhydroperoxidase domain protein, which gives rise to MTAADTVLRHDAAPYPDAFTRAEVGWTPHLAPLAEEDLTPRHLDGLVDAARAKNEYFRLLVRDPEVLRARTLVDKDIFYNTAEGLPRAERELAATAASRRNGCVFCASVHSRFAAHHGKRPGDVDTLLAEGVNADLGERWNAIVAAAVALTDTPRAFGPAHIARLRAAGLDDLEIADVVHGAAFFNWANRLMLSLGRPVAPA